The Paenibacillus polymyxa M1 DNA segment ATACTTGACTAGAGCAGGAGATTTTCATATTGACGGAAATAGGCATTTGGTAACTTCGGACGGTTTTTTTGTTGCTGATTCAGGTGGTGGAGTTCCCATTACGTTAGCAGACGATGTTACTGCTTTCTCAATTTCTCAGGATGGAACCATTGTACAAACTTTGGCATCTGGTGAAACAGATAATGCTACCAAAATTGGAGTAACTAAAGTAATCAATCCTGAAGGATTGGAAAAAATCGGAGGTAGTCTGTATCGTGCTACAGTTAACTCTGGAAACGAGGGTGAAATCACTGCTATGGAAGCAAACAGCGCTGATGATGGCACCGGTGCTATCATCTCGGGTCAGCTGGAAATGTCCAACGTTGATCTGACAGGCGAATTTACCGAAATGATCGTAGCTCAGCGCGGATTCCAAGCGAACTCGCGTATCATTACGACTTCGGATGAAGTGCTTCAGGAAGTTGTAAACTTGAAACGATAATCTCATTTAAACGCGGAGGAGTAGAGGCTCCTCCGCACCTATCAGGAGGTTGGTGTTACGATGATCCCGTTAACGCGGCTGAACGGCTCGCCTATGTGGCTTAATGCGCTGCTCATTGAGACTGTGGAGGAAACACCGGATACATACGTCACTTTGGTGACGGGGAAACGGTTGATTGTATTGGAAAAAGCGGCAGATGTCGTCTCCTTGATCAAGAGTTACAGCCGTGAAATCGGCATGCATGCCGCCACGATAAAAGTGCAACAAATGGAGGAAGACGAATGAAGAAGATGCTGCCATGGCTCATTACAATTTTACTCGCGATTACTTTGATTGCAGGCGCGGCCTTTGTACTTATACCAGCGCTTAGCGGGAAGAAGTCGGAAGTCATACCGAATGCGCAAGCCGCTCAAGCAGAACAACTTCCAAGATTGTCAGCAGATGAATTGGTGGAAGTAAGCTCTGAAATTACCGGTATCAAAACAAATTTGGCAGACGCAGATTACATTGTGCAGATGAATCTTGCTTTTCAATTGAACGATGCCAAAGCCAAAGAAGCTTTTGAAAAAATCAAGGACATTAGTATTAAGCCTATCGTTATTCAATTACTTGCAGACACCAAACCTGATGAGCTCAGAACGGCTAAAGGCCGGGATCAGTTCAGTGACAAGCTGACGGATCTCATCAATAAGTCGCTCCCTGAAGGTCACCTGGGGAACGCCAAAATTACAGACTTTTTGCTGGCAGCCATTTGATTCCAGGTGATCTTGTCAGGAACACGTAAGGGGGTGAATAACATTGGTGGATGTACTGTCACAAGGGGAAATTGATGCCCTTTTAGCAGCTCTCTCGTCCGGTGAAATGGATGCGGAAGAACTCAAAAAGGAAGAAACCCAAAAGAAAGTTCGCGCTTATGATTTCAAGAGGGCGCTTAGGTTTTCCAAGGACCATATACGAAGTCTGACGCGGATACACGAGAACTTTGCACGGTATCTGACCACTTATTTTTCAGCACAGCTTCGTACTTTTGTCCAGATTAATGTCGTTCAGGTGGAGCAGCTTCCATATGATGAATTCATTCGCTCCATTCCGAAAATGACCATTCTAAACATTTTTGAAGCTGAACCACTGGAAGGCCGAATGGTGCTTGAGGTTCACCCGAACGTAGCTTATGCCATGCTGGACAGGCTTCTCGGAGGAACAGGTTCGGCACCAACTAAGGTTACCGCGTTGACCGAAATCGAGACGACGATCATGGAGCGAATTTTCAGCCGTACCTTTGATAGCCTGCAAGAGGCTTGGAAAACGGTACTGGACATTGAACCACGTCTAGAGGCTATGGAAACAAATCCGCAGTTCATGCAGATTGTTTCGCCGAATGAGACGATTGCTCTGATTTCGCTTAGCACCAAAATTGGTGATACCACAGGGATGATTAATCTCTGTATCCCGCACGTGGTATTGGAACCTATTATGGCCAGACTGTCCACGCACCAGTGGTTTACATCCGAAAAGAAATCAAGGGCGCCTGAAGAGATAGACGCCTTGAGATTACGGGTCACCAAAGCAGAGCTTCCTATTATTGCGGAGTTGGGTGAATCCCGGATAAATGTAGCTGAGTTTTTGGGCCTTTCGGTAGGGGATGTCATTTCATTGAACAAGCCAGTCAAAGAAGGACTATCCATCCGGGTAGGCGAGAAGTTGAAGTTTATGGGAAGTCCCGGCATGGTAAGAGATCGTGTTGCCGTACAAATTGATGAAATTGTCAACGAAGGAGTTGAAGAAATTGACGAGTAAAGACTATTTGTCCCAGGAGGAAATTGATGCCTTGCTGAAACAGTCTGAAGCGGGGACGGATTCTACTCCCGCAGGCAAGACCGTTGACGATTTTCTGACTTCTCTGGAGCAGGATGCTCTCGGGGAAATCGGTAATATAACGTTCGGCAGCGCAGCTACGGCTCTTTCCACACTGCTCGGTCAAAAGGTGGATATTACGACACCTAAAGTTTCAATTATTACACGTTCTGAATTTGAAACTGCATTTCCAAAGCCGCACGTAGCCGTACATGTAAATTATGTCGATGGATTTGAAGGCATTAACTCGCT contains these protein-coding regions:
- the fliM gene encoding flagellar motor switch protein FliM; the protein is MVDVLSQGEIDALLAALSSGEMDAEELKKEETQKKVRAYDFKRALRFSKDHIRSLTRIHENFARYLTTYFSAQLRTFVQINVVQVEQLPYDEFIRSIPKMTILNIFEAEPLEGRMVLEVHPNVAYAMLDRLLGGTGSAPTKVTALTEIETTIMERIFSRTFDSLQEAWKTVLDIEPRLEAMETNPQFMQIVSPNETIALISLSTKIGDTTGMINLCIPHVVLEPIMARLSTHQWFTSEKKSRAPEEIDALRLRVTKAELPIIAELGESRINVAEFLGLSVGDVISLNKPVKEGLSIRVGEKLKFMGSPGMVRDRVAVQIDEIVNEGVEEIDE
- a CDS encoding flagellar basal body-associated FliL family protein, with the translated sequence MKKMLPWLITILLAITLIAGAAFVLIPALSGKKSEVIPNAQAAQAEQLPRLSADELVEVSSEITGIKTNLADADYIVQMNLAFQLNDAKAKEAFEKIKDISIKPIVIQLLADTKPDELRTAKGRDQFSDKLTDLINKSLPEGHLGNAKITDFLLAAI
- a CDS encoding flagellar FlbD family protein — encoded protein: MIPLTRLNGSPMWLNALLIETVEETPDTYVTLVTGKRLIVLEKAADVVSLIKSYSREIGMHAATIKVQQMEEDE
- the flgG gene encoding flagellar basal body rod protein FlgG, producing MLRSMYSGVSGMKGFQTKLDVIGNNIANVNTTGFKSSRVMFKDILSQTSSGASASGEETAGSNAKQIGLGSTVSSIDTLHLPGSAMTTNNPTDLRLNGDGFFLVKMNADQEAPYLTRAGDFHIDGNRHLVTSDGFFVADSGGGVPITLADDVTAFSISQDGTIVQTLASGETDNATKIGVTKVINPEGLEKIGGSLYRATVNSGNEGEITAMEANSADDGTGAIISGQLEMSNVDLTGEFTEMIVAQRGFQANSRIITTSDEVLQEVVNLKR